GTTTGTTCGCGGTAATGCGCGGGCAGGTTCAGGTCGGGCGGGTTGTAGGCCGGTGCCAGTGAGCAGCCCTGCAAGGCCAGGGCCAGCAACAGGGCGCTGCGTTTAAGCCTTGGCTGCATGGGAGGCTCCCGCGTCGGCAAGTTTTACCGCGTCGCCTTCGCGCAGGGCGTCAGGCGGGTTGTCGATCACGGTGTCGGCGGGCTTGAGGCCCTGATCAATCACCAGCCGCTCGCCCAAATCGAGGCCGATATGGATGTTTTGCAAGTGCACATGCTGCGCGCTGTCGAGCACCGCGACCTGGGTGCCCTGGGCGCGGAAGATCAACGCACTGGCCGGGATGCTGACGCCGTGGGTGTCTGCCGGGATCGACAGGGTGGCCTCGGCATAGTCGCCGGGCATCAGTGCGTCGCCCGGGTTGAGGGCTACGAACTGGGCCATCAGGGTGCCAGAGCGTTGATCAATTGCCGCCGAGTTGCCGATCAATCTGGCGCTGAAGGTTTGCCCCGGGTGCTCCGGCACGCTGAGTTGTACCTGCATGCCAGGGCGGATCACGCTGGCGTAGTTCTGTGGCACGGGTACGTAGAGCCGCAGTTGGTGGGTGTCGGCTATGTCGAACAGCTCAATATCGCTGTCGGTATCGGCCTTGATCAATTGCCCGATGTCGGTGTTGCGGGCAGTGATGGTCCCTGCAAAGGGCGCGCGAATGGTCTTGTAGTCTTCCAGGGTCGAGAGACGTGCGTAATCAGCTTCGGCGGCCTGGGCATTGGCCTTGGCTGCGGCGGCATTGGAGGCTTTTTCGTCAGCCTCCTGACGCGAGACCGAGTGACTGGCCAGCAGGTTTTGCCAGCGGGTGGCCGTGGTCGCCGCCAGCCTGGCGTTGGCTTGTTCCTGCAGCATATGGGCGCGGGTTTGCGCCAGTTGCTGGTCCAGATCCGGGCTGTCGATGACGGCCAGTATCTGTCCCGCGTGTACCTTGCTGCCGATGTCGGTTTGCCAGCTTTTCAGGTAGCCGCTGACCCGGGCGTGGATCGGCGCCTTGCTCCAGGCCTGCAGGTGCGCGGGCAAACGCAGGGTGTCGCCGTGGGCGTTTTGCAGGGGTTGAAACACGCTGACAATCGGCAGCGCCGCGGCTTCGGTCCATTGGGTGATCGCGTGTTCGTGGCGGCTGCGCGCCGCCAGGCCGTTGGCCACCAGCAGTGCGGCCAGGGTCAGGCCGCCGATGCCCAGATACATCAAGCGCTTGTGCGAAGGTTTTTGATCAGATGACATGAGACGTTTCTCCAACAGAAGATCCAGCAGCAGCGCGTTTTTTTCCCCGACCGTGCACCAGGCTGAACACCACGGGCACGAACAGCAGGGTGGCAACGGTGGCCAGCATCAGACCGCCAATCACGGCGCGTCCCAGCGGGGCGTTTTGTTCTTCTGACAAGGCCAGCGGCAACATGCCGATCATCATTGCCAGCGCGGTCATGCACACCGGTCTGAAGCGTGTGTAGCCCGCTTCGAGTGCGGCTTTGAGTGCGTCGCCATGCTCGGCCAGCCGTTCGCGGCAAAAACTCACCACCAGAATCGAGTTGGCCGTGGCCACGCCCATGCACAGGATGGCCCCGGTCAAGGCCGGCACCGACAGCGATGTGCCACTGAGGAACAGCATCCACACGATCCCGGCCAAGGCGGCGGGCAGGGCGGTGATGATCACGAACGGATCGACCCAGGACTGGAAGTTGACCACGATCAGCAGGTAGATCAGCACCACCGCACCCAGCAAGCCGAAGCTCAAGCCACTGAAGGCTTCATGCAGGGCGTCGATCTGGCCATGCAGACTGATGATCGCGCCTTTGGGCCGCAGATCGGCTGCCCCATCAATCACCTTTTGTACATCGGCGGCCACTGAACCCAGGTCACGGCCCTGAATGTTGGCGTACAGGTCCAGCGTGGGCTGGATGTTGTAGTGGCTGACCACCGCCGGGCTCTGTACCCGGCTGATGGTTGCCAGCGCGCCAAGGATCTGCGACTGGCCGTTGCTGCCGGTCACGGGCAAGGCTTCCAGTGCTGGCAGGCTGTCCAGACGGTATTGCGGGGTGGCGGCAACCACGCCATAAGACACGCCGTTTTGCGGGTTGAGCCAGAAGGTCGGTGCCACTTGAGAGCTCCCCGCCAGGGACGCGACCATGCTGTTGGTCACGTCGCGTTCGGTAATCCCCAGGCCATTGGCCCGCAGGCGATCGACGTTGACTTGCAGCGACGGGTAGCCCACCGACTGTTGAATCCGCAGGTCGGCAATCCCCGGCACATGCTGCAAGCGCCGTTGCAGTTCCAGTGCATAGGCACGGTTGGCAGCGTCGTCGTGCCCGGAGATTTTCACGTCCAGCGGGGCCGGGGCGCCGAAGTTGAGGATCTGGGTGCTGATGTCCGCCGGCATAAAGGCAAATTGGGTACCGGGGAAGCTCTCGGGCAGGGCTTCGCGCAGGCGTTTCACGTAATCGGCGGTGGGGCTGTGATCCGCCTTGAGCGTGACCTGAATATCGCCGTCCTGCGGGCCGATAGTGCCGCTACTGCTGTAGGCCATGTCGATGCCACTCAACGGAATTCCGATGTTGTCGATGACGGTATCCAGTTGGTCGGCAGGAATGATCTCGCGGATGCGTGACTCGATTCTGTCGAATGCGGCGGCGCTTTCTTCGATACGAGTACCCAATGGCAACCGCACATGCAGGGCCAGAGCCCCGGCATCGGTGGCCGGGAAGAAGTCCTGGCCCAGGCTCGGCAGCAACGCAAACGAGGCCAGCACGCAGGCCATGAAACCCAGCAGAAAGCGTTTGCGATGGGCCAGTGCCAGCTCCAACACCCCGTAATAGGCATCGCGTACCGCCGAGAAACGGCGCTCGAACCCTTGCTGAAAACTCAGCAAGGCGCGCACCGGGGCCGAGTGCTGTTTGGTGTGTTGATCGCCCTCGTGATGGTTGATGTAGGCATCTTCCGGGTGATGCCCGGTACCTTGCTCGGGTACATGTGGCTTGAGCAGAAACATCGCCAGGGTCGGCACCAGAGTACGGGACAGAATGAACGAGCTGCCCATGGCGAAAATCACCGACAGCGCCATCGGACGGAACAGGTAACCGGCAATCCCCTGCAACATGAACATCGGTACAAACACGATGCAGATGCACAGCAGTGACACGAATGCCGGGCCGACAATCTGCCTGGCCCCGTCGAGAATCGCATCGCGTACCGACTTGCCCTGTTCGAGGTGCCAGTTGATGTTTTCGATGGTCACCGTGGCATCGTCCACCAGAATCCCCACCGCCAACGCCAGCCCGCCCAGGGTCATGACGTTGAGGGTTTGCCCGCTGAGCGCCAGCAGGGCGATGGCCGACAGTACCGCCAGCGGGATCGACACCGCGATAATCAGGGTCGAGCGCCAGCTGCCAAGGAACAGCAAAATCATGGCGCTGGTGAGCAGGGCGGCAATGATCCCTTCCTGCGCCACGCTTGCGACCGACTGTTTGACGAACACCGAAGCGTCGCCCAGCAAGGAGGTTTTGAGGGACGGCGGCAAGGTTTCATTGATGCGCGGCAACATTGCGCGAATGCCGTCGACGATGGACAGGGTCGAGATAGTGCCGTTCTTCAACGCCGGCATCAGCACCGCTCGGTGACCGTCAACCCGCACGATATTGGTTTGCGGCGGCGAACCGTCACGTACGTGGGCCACCTGGCCGATGGTGATCAGCGCGCCGTCGACCGTCTTGATCGGCAAGTCGTTCAGCTCATCGATGGCTTTGGGGCTGTTGTTGAGCAGCACCGTGTACTCATAAGTGCCGAGCTTGGCCGTGCCCACCGGGATGATCTGGTTTTGCGCCGCCAGCGCCGCGCCGACGTCCTGGGCCGAAAGACCTTTGGCCGCCAGTGCCTGGGGGTCGAGGTCGAGGGTGATCTGGCGTTGCTTGCCGCCCATGGGCGTCGGCATGGCCAGGCCCGGCAGTGCGCTGAGGGGCAGCCGGATATTGTTCTGCACCAGGTCGCGGATTTTGGCTTCCGAGAGTGTGGGGCTGGAAAACGCTAATTGCAGGATCGGCACCGTGGACGCGCTGTAGTTAAGAATCAGCGGCGGGGTAATCCCCGGAGGCATCTGCTTGAGCACGGTTTGTGACACCGCGGTCACTTGCGCGTTGGCGGTACGGATATCGACGCCGGGTTGAAAGAAGATTTTCACGATGCCCATGCCAGGCAAGGACTGCGACTCGATATGTTCGATGTCGTTGACCGTGGTACTGAGCGAACGCTCGTAGGTATAAATCACCCGGCCCGCCATATCGGCAGGCGCCAGGCCAGTGTATTGCCACACCACGGCGACCACGGGAATACCAATGTCAGGGAACACATCCGTGGGGGTGCGCACAGCCGCCAGCGGCCCAATGATGCAGATGAAAATCGCCAGCACGATAAACGTGTAGGGCTTGTGCAGTGCGGTCTTTACCAGCCCGAGCATGCCTGAACCTCCGAGGAGTGGAATTGCAAACCTCGGCAGTCTTACCGTCCAAACCTAACGATCCGCTTTCAGCAACGTGAAGGATCCTTTAGGAATGGCCTGAAATTCCCTTCACTTTCATTCATTTGGCCGAATGGCCAACGAGCGCCAAGCTTGAAGCCTATTCGACGGGCCAGCTCCCTGTACCTGTCGTACTTTTTGGTTTCCCCTGCGAGGCGTACTTGCGATGACTCTTAAACCACTGCTGCTGATCCCGTCCCTGAGCCTGGTGCTGTTGCTGTCGGCCTGTGCCGGGCCCATGCCAAAACAAGACCCGGGCGAAGCCTGGATCGGTCTTAAAGAGGAGGGCAACAGTGACCTGATGGCGGAACGGGTCGACGGTAAAAACATCAACGATGGCCGTTACTTTGAAGTCACTCCCGGCACCCACCGTCTGGACGTGACCTTGTTCGAAGGCGCCACGGGTGATGAAAACGAGGTGGATTGCCAGGGCAAGGTCAACTACACACACTTCAAGGCCGGTGAGCGCTACGAGCTGATTGAGTCGAGCCTTGGGCCAGAGATCAGTGCACGCCTTGTCGACGGGCATGGCAAGGAAGTGGCACACACGGCGGATTTCAGCTGTATGCCGGGGTAGGCGCTTTACCCTTGTGGGAGCGAGCCTGCTCGCGATGCAGACGACACGGTCTGGCAGGCCGACCGTGGTGAGGCCATCGCGAGCAGGCTCGCTCCCACAGAGAGTTTGGCGTTTGTCTAAAACGAACGCACAATCTTGCCCAGGGTTTCCATGGCTTTCTCACTGGCCTCGTCCCACGGGCTGCCGTAGTTCAGGCGGATGCAATTGCGAAAGCGTTGGGTGGCCGAGAAGATCGGCCCCGGCGCTATGCTGATGCCTTGGGCCAGGGCCATCTGGAACAACTTGAGCGAGTCCATTTGCTCGGGCAGTTCCAGCCACAGGAAGTAGCCGCCCGAAGGCTGGCTGACCCGGGTCTGGGCCGGGAAGTAGCGGGCAATCGCGGCCAGCATTGCGCTCTGTTGCTCCTCCAGCGCATAGCGCAGTTTGCGCAGGTGACGGTCGTAACCGCCGTGCTGCAAGTAGTCTGCGATGGCGGCCTGGGCCGGCATCGACGCGCACAGCGACGTCATCAGCTTGAGCCGCTCGATTTTCTGCGCGTAACGCCCCGCAGCCACCCAGCCAATGCGGTAACCCGGTGCCAGGCTTTTGGCAAACGAGCCGCAATGCATTACCAGCCCTTCGGTATCAAACGCCTTGGCCGGCTTCGGCGCGTGCTGGCCGTAATACAGCTCGGCGTACACATCGTCTTCAATCAACGGTACCTGATGGCCGCGCAGCAGCTCGACCAGGGCCTGCTTCTTGGCCTCGGGCATGGTCGCGCCAATGGGGTTCTGAAAGCTGGTCATGCACCACACGGCTTTGATCGGATGACGCTCGAGGGTTTGTGCCAGCACCCCGAGGTCGATGCCATCACGGGGATGCACCGGGATCTCCACCGCCTTGAGCTTGAGCCGTTCCAGCACTTGCAGGCAGGCGTAAAACGCAGGGGCTTCGATGGCCACCAGGTCGCCGGGCTCGGTGACGGCTTGCAGGCACAGGTTCAGGGCCTCCAGCGCGCCATTGGTAATCAGCAGTTCCTCCATGGGCAGCATCAACCCGCCGACCATGTAGCGCAGGGCGATTTGCCGCCGCAGCTGCGGGTTGCCGGGGGACATGTCGGTGACCACCATGCGCGGGTCCATTTCCCGGCTGGCGGTGGCCATCGAGCGGGCCAGACGTTGCAGCGGAAACAGCATCGGGCTGGGGAAGGCCGAGCCGAACGGTACCGTGTGGGGGTCTTTGATCGAGTCCAGCACCGAAAAAACCAGGGCGCTGACATCCACCTGGGTGGACTCGGTGACATGGCTGCTGAACACCGGTTCGGAAAAAGGGGTAGGCGCATGCACATTGACGAAATAGCCCGAACGCGGCTTGGCCCGAATCAGGCCTCGACGCTCCAGCAGGTAATAGGCCTGAAACACCGTCGAGGGGCTGACGCCATAGGTCTGGCTGGCATAGCGCACCGAAGGCACGCGCTGACCGGGCCCGAGCACCCCTGAGCGGATCAGTTCAGCAATATCGTCGGCGAATTTTTCGTAGCGTTTCATGGGATAAGGCCCGGTCCGGCGTAAGTTACACACATCAAACATCTGTGGGAGCGAGCCTGCTCGCGATGCATGCAGCGCAGTGCTGCCATCGCGAGCAGGCTCGCTCCCACAAGG
This genomic stretch from Pseudomonas deceptionensis harbors:
- a CDS encoding efflux RND transporter periplasmic adaptor subunit codes for the protein MSSDQKPSHKRLMYLGIGGLTLAALLVANGLAARSRHEHAITQWTEAAALPIVSVFQPLQNAHGDTLRLPAHLQAWSKAPIHARVSGYLKSWQTDIGSKVHAGQILAVIDSPDLDQQLAQTRAHMLQEQANARLAATTATRWQNLLASHSVSRQEADEKASNAAAAKANAQAAEADYARLSTLEDYKTIRAPFAGTITARNTDIGQLIKADTDSDIELFDIADTHQLRLYVPVPQNYASVIRPGMQVQLSVPEHPGQTFSARLIGNSAAIDQRSGTLMAQFVALNPGDALMPGDYAEATLSIPADTHGVSIPASALIFRAQGTQVAVLDSAQHVHLQNIHIGLDLGERLVIDQGLKPADTVIDNPPDALREGDAVKLADAGASHAAKA
- a CDS encoding efflux RND transporter permease subunit, whose protein sequence is MLGLVKTALHKPYTFIVLAIFICIIGPLAAVRTPTDVFPDIGIPVVAVVWQYTGLAPADMAGRVIYTYERSLSTTVNDIEHIESQSLPGMGIVKIFFQPGVDIRTANAQVTAVSQTVLKQMPPGITPPLILNYSASTVPILQLAFSSPTLSEAKIRDLVQNNIRLPLSALPGLAMPTPMGGKQRQITLDLDPQALAAKGLSAQDVGAALAAQNQIIPVGTAKLGTYEYTVLLNNSPKAIDELNDLPIKTVDGALITIGQVAHVRDGSPPQTNIVRVDGHRAVLMPALKNGTISTLSIVDGIRAMLPRINETLPPSLKTSLLGDASVFVKQSVASVAQEGIIAALLTSAMILLFLGSWRSTLIIAVSIPLAVLSAIALLALSGQTLNVMTLGGLALAVGILVDDATVTIENINWHLEQGKSVRDAILDGARQIVGPAFVSLLCICIVFVPMFMLQGIAGYLFRPMALSVIFAMGSSFILSRTLVPTLAMFLLKPHVPEQGTGHHPEDAYINHHEGDQHTKQHSAPVRALLSFQQGFERRFSAVRDAYYGVLELALAHRKRFLLGFMACVLASFALLPSLGQDFFPATDAGALALHVRLPLGTRIEESAAAFDRIESRIREIIPADQLDTVIDNIGIPLSGIDMAYSSSGTIGPQDGDIQVTLKADHSPTADYVKRLREALPESFPGTQFAFMPADISTQILNFGAPAPLDVKISGHDDAANRAYALELQRRLQHVPGIADLRIQQSVGYPSLQVNVDRLRANGLGITERDVTNSMVASLAGSSQVAPTFWLNPQNGVSYGVVAATPQYRLDSLPALEALPVTGSNGQSQILGALATISRVQSPAVVSHYNIQPTLDLYANIQGRDLGSVAADVQKVIDGAADLRPKGAIISLHGQIDALHEAFSGLSFGLLGAVVLIYLLIVVNFQSWVDPFVIITALPAALAGIVWMLFLSGTSLSVPALTGAILCMGVATANSILVVSFCRERLAEHGDALKAALEAGYTRFRPVCMTALAMMIGMLPLALSEEQNAPLGRAVIGGLMLATVATLLFVPVVFSLVHGRGKKRAAAGSSVGETSHVI
- the mapR gene encoding GntR family transcriptional regulator MpaR (MapR regulates genes involved in Pseudomonas quinolone signal (PQS) production and anthranilate metabolism), producing the protein MKRYEKFADDIAELIRSGVLGPGQRVPSVRYASQTYGVSPSTVFQAYYLLERRGLIRAKPRSGYFVNVHAPTPFSEPVFSSHVTESTQVDVSALVFSVLDSIKDPHTVPFGSAFPSPMLFPLQRLARSMATASREMDPRMVVTDMSPGNPQLRRQIALRYMVGGLMLPMEELLITNGALEALNLCLQAVTEPGDLVAIEAPAFYACLQVLERLKLKAVEIPVHPRDGIDLGVLAQTLERHPIKAVWCMTSFQNPIGATMPEAKKQALVELLRGHQVPLIEDDVYAELYYGQHAPKPAKAFDTEGLVMHCGSFAKSLAPGYRIGWVAAGRYAQKIERLKLMTSLCASMPAQAAIADYLQHGGYDRHLRKLRYALEEQQSAMLAAIARYFPAQTRVSQPSGGYFLWLELPEQMDSLKLFQMALAQGISIAPGPIFSATQRFRNCIRLNYGSPWDEASEKAMETLGKIVRSF